CCTAAGCAAGGATAGGAGAAGGTCGCCCTGAGATACCTTGCAAACAAAGCTAGACATGGGGATCATCAAGGGGAAGCAGAGCAAAAGGTGAAGCCAAAGAGCCTTTTCAACGGTATCTGATGTTGAACACATGTAATTGGATTGCTTAGGTGCATGTATAGGATGTATCCATCCTTCGAAAGGTAGGTGGTAGCAATAccccttggacttatataccacttcgtagTGCTTTAAACAGGCTTCGGCTGTCCCCGGTGGCTGGTGTGGATTGCAGTCTGGAAGGAACAAGGTGTAGCTCACACCTTTTCCAAGTAAATCTGCGAGGAGGagaatccttcctttctttcctcccctctttcatttttctttcagtttcccTTTTTCCAAGAAATAGAGTTGAAAGTAAGTATTGGGCTTTCCAGTTTCTCCCAGTACGACAAGTTGAAGGAGAGCCCATTTGAGCCAGACATCTGTTTCATTCGCATTTGTATAATATCTGTACATTTTAGATAATTACAGTTTTTACCTATATATAGTCCACGCTTTTGAGACTGCAATAGGAACTAGCAACTTGGTTGCTAACTGGAActttatttcttcctcctctatTAACTCTGCTTGTTGCAAGCCAGTTGTGAGGTGCCTGAAtggcatgctgcaatggttgtatatGTGAGGATCGGTTGCAAAAttgtttttttcactgttgtaACTTTAGTGGTCACTGCACAAGACACTAAGCGAGGATGACCTGTAATAACACTAATGACTAATTTGCTGCTTGTTTTGTCTTAGAGTCACATGTGGCAGCATATGAAAagttactagaatagaatagaatagaatagaatagaatagaatagaattttattggccaagtgtgattggacacacaaggaatttgtcttggtgcatatgctctcagtgtacataaaagaaaagatacgttcatcaaggtacaacatttacaacacaattgatgatcaatatatcaatataaatcataaggattgccagcaacaagttatagtcatacagtcataagtggaaagagattggtgatgggaactatgaaacgattaatagtagtgcagattcagtaaatagtctgacagtgttgagggaattatttgtttagcagagtgatggccttcgggaaaaaactgttcttgtgtctagttgttctggtgtgcagtgctctatagcgtcgttttgagggtaggagttgaaacagtttatgtccaggatgcgagggatctgcaaatattttcacggctctcttcttgattcgtgcagtatacaggtcctcaatggaaggcaagttggtagcaattattttttctgcagttctaattatcctctgaagtctgtgtttttcttgttgggttgcagaaccgaaccagacagttatagaggtgcaaatgacagactcaataattcctctgtagaactggatcagcagctccttgggcagtttgagcttactgagttggcgcagaaagaacattctttgttgtccttttttaatgatgtttttgatgttagctgtccatttgagatcttgcgatatgatagaacccagaaatttgaaggtttctactgttgatactgtgttgtcaagtattgtgagaggtggaagtatggaagggtttttcctaaaatctaccaccatttctacggttttgagtgtgttcagttccagattgttttggttgcaccacaaggctagtcgttcgacctctcgtctatatgcggattcgtcattgtctcgaatgagaccaatcactgttgtgtcatctgcgaacttcagtagcttaacaaatggatcattggagatgcagtcattggtatacagagagaagagaagtggggagagcacacagccttggggggcccctgtgctaattgtacaggtatttgatgtgatcttgcttagcttcacctgctgcttcctgtttgttaggaagcttgtgatccacttacaagtctgttccggtacctgtagctggtttagcttagttagaagaatgtctggaatgatggtattgaatgctgaactaaagtctacaaaaaggacccttgcataggtctttggagactcaagatgttgtaggatgtagtgcagagccatattaacagcatcatctgttgatctatttgctcggtatgcaaattgcaaggggtctaaaagcggattcgtgatggttttcaggtaggaaagcactagcctttcaaaggttttcatgactacagatgttagagcaactggtctgtagtcattcagttccttgatggtgggcttcttcggcactgggatgatggtagagcgtttgaagcaagaaggaacatagcacatctctagtgatttattgaaaatatgggtgaagatgggggccaattggtcagcacagacttttaagcaagaaggagttatcttgtctgggcctggcgcttttcctggcttttgtctgtgaaataggtcctgcacttccttttctgtgatcactaggggttgtgaacccaatgaaatggggtcagttgtcggaggcttggctgttgttgctgtgtctgagatgggggttgtggagataggtggctgtagtttcctttcaaacctgcagtaaaactcattcaggtcatctgccagttgttgattaccttcagcctgggaaggaggtttgccatagccggtgatatttttaagagttttccacatgtttgctggttcatttgctgaaaattgattctttagcttttcagagtagcttctttttgctgctcttatctcccttgttagtgcatttctggcctgattgtacagcattttatcaccttttctgtaggcttcctctttggaagatACAATGAAAGAACACTTTAGTTTCTCTCTTTAGCtttcttttaatcttttaatatcaatagttgttaacatttttgtgtgactatgttttaaaattatttctagtGTGTTCATTATTCATGACAGGTCGCTATTTGTATAGTCTAAGGAATATATCTGTCTCATCAGTTGAATCatatttcataacataacataacataacaacagagttggaagggaccttggaggccttctagtccaaccccctgcctaggcaggaaaccctacaccatctcagtcagatggttatccaacattttcttaaaaatttccagtgttggagcattcacaacttctgaaggcaagtcgttccacttattaattgttctaactgtcaggaaatttctccttagttctaagttgcttctttctttgatcagtttccacccattgcttcttgttctaccctcaggtgctttggagaacagcccgactccctcttctttgtggcagcccctaagatattggaacacagctatcatgtctcccctagtccttctttttgttaaactagacatacccagttcctgcaaccgttcttcatatgttttatcctccagtcccctaatcatctttgttgctcttctctgcactctttctagagtctcaacatcttttttacatcgtggcgaccaaaactggatgcaatattccaagtgtggccttaccaaggcattataaagtggtactaacacttcacgtgatcttgattctatccctctgtttatgcagcccagaactgtgttggcttttttaacagctgctgcacactgctggctcatatctaaatggttatccactaggactccaagatccctctcacaggtactactattgagcaagataccacatatacggtactggtgcattttgtttttttggcctaaatgtagaaccttacttttttcactgttgaatttcattttgttagatagcgcccaatgttcaagtctgtcaagatctttctgtaacttaagcctatcttctggagtgttggctattcctgccagcttggtgtcatctgcaaatttgatgagttccccatctatcccctcgtccaagtcattgatgaagatgttgaagttcAACCTTTTGTTGTTTTCCATCCACATGCACAGTTTATTGGTGGTTTATATTTCACACTGGTTGTAGGATAGGTTGTCATTAATATTCATGCAAGAAGAATAGTTGTagcacaggagtgtcaaacttgtagCCTGCTGGCtagatgtgtcacgcactggccatacctaccctggtttagcaaagtggggaaagtcacaatatgtcatgtgacaacaatgtgatGCTGCGAGTTTAAAACCCTGTAGCAGAAATATCTATCTACAAGGCTTTCCCATTTCTGGATGAAGTGTTTCACATTACTGTACCAGGTAACATTAGCAGTGCAGGAGATGCAAGGAAATGAGTTTTGTTCATTGGCACCAGTTGTATATATATGCATTATGTAAATTATGTACATGCTTTGGCGGAAGAGATGTGTAGATATTGGTTCATTTGCATGAATCTTTTTCCTTTTAATAGGGAAATAGTTTGCACATTTAGGATAAAAATGACTTTTTCCTTGCTTTCCTAAATAGAGGGATAAAAAAAGGCAAATTTATTCACAATGAtggtttattaatattcttactgGCATCACCAGAGCACTTTTTGAAGTCTTAACAACTGGAAAACTGGTTGGAAAGAGCACATAcccttgtttattatttatttgttcgtacttttgttcgtacttttataccgccctatctccctagggactcagggcggtttacagccagataaaaacataaatatatacagaataaaacattgattttaaaaacttattcaataggccaaatgtttaaaatagaaatataaacaataaaaccccatttaaaaccaaatataaaatttaaaaatcctagtccagtcctgcgcaaataaatagatgtgtcttaagctcgcggcggaaggttcgaaggtcaggaagttggcgaagtcctgggggaagctcgttccagagggtgggagcccccacagaaaaggctcttcccctgggtgtcgccagtcggcactgcctggccgacggcaccctgaggagtccttctctatgagagcgcacgggtcggtgagaggcaatcggtggcagcaggcggtcccgtaagtagcccggccctatgccatggagcgcataTTGTCTGTTTTGTCTTTTCTTTGGGAAAAGATGTCTTCCTTCAATGCGTTTCCACTGCTTTGGGCATTGGAACAAATTAATTTCCTATGCAGAAAACATTGGTTTCATATTCTTTGTTTTTCCCATTCTGAGTATATATTCTTTCCGCAAAAAACCTCCCTTTTTCTAGCCTACACATTTTCACCTAATCAATTAATTTTTGTAGCCTGGAAGTTATCTGCGTATCTTCTAATACCACATTTCCCTTGAACAGTTTTTACACATCAGCCGCAAAGTTTGCCAGCCCTTAGAGAATAGAAAAGCAATGTAAGTAATTCATTCCAGTATGCTATTAAAAATGGTGGGCCAGAGTAGGAAAAGTTTTGTGGCGTATCATTTTCAAACTGATTGAAACTTGTGATGCATTCATGTGACGTGGTATACCATGTTTTTCTCAGCTCAATATTCTGGGTTCAGAAAGCACCTATAAAATAAACACATGAATTAGGTTCACACagtatgaaagaaaaagatattaTGGTAGGTTTATTTGTGATTCAGTGTGCTGTGGGAACCCTAATGTAGATTTCTAATGCAGCATTATATCAGAGAACAAACTCCTATAaaggaaataataattttattgccATGAAAAGTCTCTAAAAAAGTCAGAGATGACTCAACAGCTTAGGTAATGTTTAAATTATTGTTAGAAAAAGAATATAGTGTGATACTTTAATCATTAGAGGGAGATTAGAGGGAAATGAAATCAGAAAACTTTATTTAACTGCATTATTAGCGATGGCCATTCTTAAAATTAGTTTTGGATCATAACAATCTGACCTATATATGCTAATTATCTTCTACCCTTAGTTTTCACCACTGAAGCTTGTATTAAATATATTGAGTTTCTGTTCTTGGATTTTCCAGCCAACATAAAGCAATCAAAATACATTTAGTTGTTTTAGGATTCAGTAACTTGCTATtggtaaaattattaaaaaatattgctGTAGAATTTAACAATGTTAGAACAAAACATCCAACCAATATAAAGCAATCAAAATATATTTAGTTGTTTTAGGATTGAGTAACCTGCTATTGGTAAAATTATTGAGAAATATTGCTGTAGAATTTAACAATGTTAAAACAAAATGTCAGCCACTTGGGCCAAGCTTCAAtagaaggggccggtttagctcacgctggtaaaagcctgttattaagaacacagtagcctgcaattactgcaggttcgagcccggcccaaggttgactcagccttccatcctttataaggtaggtaaaatgaggacccagattgttgggggggcaataagttgactttgtaaaaatatacaaatagaatgagactattgccttatacactgtaagccgccctgagtcttcggagaagggcggggtataaatgtaaacaaaaaaaaacacctcacatTATTTCCCTTCTGCAATCCAGTTGAAAGGAAATTAAAGCCATATGTCTTTCCTGCCATTGGAATGTTTAATTGAAccaagatttaaaataaaattgacttTCTTTAACAAAGTACATATAGTGAaatcaaaataaagaaagaagTGATGGTTATAACTGCTCAAATGTAAGTATGGTGAAAACACAGATTCAAAATGCAAACAATAATCCTGTCGGGAAGATATTTTTCTTCTGTGGAATATTAGCTTCCACCTGGCTTTTAATTCCCAGAAACCAAAAAACAACTTCTCGTTTCATGCTTCTTTGTACTTTGCAAACTTTAGTACTATTACAAACATAGCATGTGTTTTCATGGTAAATTATTCTTCTCTAATCATTTACATTTCCTTGAAAACATAGCCTGTTCTCCCACAGACATTCCTCTTGTTGTTCATTGTTTTACACCCCATTAATTTTCCCTTTTTATATTGCCTTGTACAAATATGTCATCAAGGttgaccaggggtatcaaactcaatttcattgagggccacataagggttgtgtttgacacaATGGAGCATGGGTgtggccggggggtgggggtggggtgatggccatggtgggcgtgacacaGGACTCTTGTCGGGGACACCTGTGGTGACCAAGTGCTAAGGCTTCCCTGAGATCTGCCTGAGGCCACCCTGTGCCTCGTTTTCAGCCTGAATGGCCTCCTGCGGCCATctcccagtgaaaacggagtcCAGGGGCCATGTGTGGGCCTCCTGAGCTCAATTAATGCTAgctgagggctgcaggaggccgttgcagccaaaaatgggacacatggcctccccgagctccatttttgctatgGCACCGCAGACCGGTCGTTTGCttgtttccaggccagccccgcaGGCCAATCTAAGCACtcagtgggctggatccagcctgctggccttgagtttgacaagccTGATGTAGACAAAGAGCTCTCTGTCCAAGGCTATTTAACTTGTGTTAAGTTACAGGACAAACGTTTGTGAGGGACTTTAGCTTAGTCTAGTAGTTTATCTTACTAGATAGGTAAAATAAAGCTTGCAACTGTCAAAAATTCAAGAAGGGCtataaaataaaggtaaaacAAAATGAATGTTGAAGCAAACTAGCAGCCCCCTCCTTCCACCCCATTTTCCTACTCCTATACCCATCCTGAGGGACTTCCTTGTGATTGTACTTATGTATTTTCCTGCAGTGTCTCTGACATATATTTCTGAACTGCTTACCTGCCCCACCTGCCTTTTTCCATCTTCATTGGTAGTCCTTATGTTTTTCTGAGTCTTCTCTAATGCTTGCTTCCTGTTTAGAATTATTCTGTATAtacttatatgtgtgtgtgtgtttgtaactAGTCATTTTCCATAATTAACACTTAGGATAAAGAAGTATTTATTATCCAAAGAAAGTTAAAACATGTATACCCTGAAAAATATAGAACATTGCACATATTTAGGTACTACACTAATCATCCTACTTATTATTTAAAGTTCTTTACAGCAGAATTTTATACTTAAAAGTAGGTTCCTTTCAGTTCATTAGAGCTTATACCCTGACGAGGGAGGATGAACAGTTTAAAGAACTAAAAATAATAtgtcaaataatttttaaattatttctaagCCACTTTTAACCGATTACTGAATATTTCTAGGAATGTTTCATCTTTTGTTATTGAATTCTGGTTAGAATCCAttctgaaaggaaggaagaattttcatttaaaaagactTGTAATTGTCTTTAGTGTTAGATGGCAGAAGTGATACTTCTGATGGAGCAGATTTAGAGATATACCTATATTTTTGTTCACTATTTAACATACatggttaatttttaaaaacaataagatTTGTGATcaaagaaactgggtatgtcattAGGTTAACAAGTAGGAGCACCAACAAGTAGGCCCTCCATCGCtgcatgtttttaagaagagtctagacccatgatgacgaacctatggcacatgtgccagaggtggcacgcagcgccctctctgtgggcacgtgaatcGTCGCCCCacttcagctctgccatgcatgcatgcgcattgTGTGGGGGCctgggcatgtgcaggggggatgtgcacacatgtgcagggggcatgcgcatgtgtggggACACGGTGTGTGGGAGGGTTGGCCGTGCATGCTGGGGggcatgcgcatgtgtggggACACAGGGTGTGTGGGAGGGTTGGCCGTGCATGCTGGggggcatgcgcacatgcacatgGAGCAGGATGTATGTGGGGGGCACAAACGCATGCGGGGGCATGCGAGCATGTGTGGggggcacacattgcattttgggggtttgggtgcatgcacacatttgcacgcatgcgcactttgggcactcagtccaggaaaggttagccatcactggtctagacagtcacttatctaaaatggtataggttctcctgcttgagcagagggctggactagaagacctccaaggtctcttccagctcattctattctattctaacttgcaACCATTGTTAAAACTCCAGAAGCTGCAGTAACATCTAGATCAAATAGACTAAATAATAAAAGCTTGAGCTGAATCATGAGTAAACTTCAAGATGTGCTTTGAAGTAAAGCAAGCTTGTTTTTTAATACtgcagaaattttttaaaaagcttccttATAACTGAATTGATTCAAAGTAATCATATATTATGAGAGGCCCAGTTTACCTATCAAATAGAATTGCCCACTATTTTAAACTTTTATATATAAAAGGCTCAAGCTATATATCTGTGAGCCAATATTTTTGGTATgaacattaaatataaaatattaaattatgaaatataaatattgcaTGTGAACCCAGTACAAAGAGAGATATCCTCATAGTTGACAGGATTTAAATTGGTTCTAACAATAAATCTCGCCATGAGTTAAAAAGGAGCATGGTACTAAAGGTAAGTGGTGACAAATCTAAAATAAATGCCTTGCGATAAAATTGAAAGTTAAATTCCTAAGGTAATTATAATTAATACAATGAGAATCTCACAGGATGACCTTGTTAGAGTAATTTATTCAGTGTCTTGTAAAAATATAATGTAGGAAAGAAGCATAGAAAGGCCTCTCAAAGAGTCAAACACCTTTAGAATTAATTCATGTTAATCACAAATACTCTAAAGGAATTTGAGAACAAATATCTGGAATTCCTTTACATGAAAACAatggatttgttttgtatttgctAGTTGAGAAAATTTCTTGAAAATACTTACATAAAGGAGTCAAATACAATGTAAAAATTCCATCCACGTATGTGACAAAATTACTGTTGTGCCCCAGTGGCATCTAATATAATTTCTCTAATTAACAAGAGTAATCAGATAGGAAAACAAAACTCATGAAATGAGTTTAGGAATTGAAATTCTCAATGAGTGCAATATATTGTCTGCTTATAGCAGGGCCTTATTGCAATTCCATTAAGTATTTTAGTATTTCTACTTAATGCAAGAggttctaaagccaaattaaaagGAGAAGGGGGAACAGTATGGACCTTGATTTCAATTTAATGGCATGTGAATGTGCCTATTAAATCTGCAACAGATCAGCTGGATATGAACCGGTCAGCATTGTTTAAAATGAATTTCTAAGAGGGAGTAGCAATCATGCAAAATATTGTTTAAATGAAAGCTTTCAGTACAACTACTTTTTCATCAGGCATGaaatctctctatatatatcttttctttactttttacaGAATTGGTTCTAATCATGACTTTACTAGAAGTCCCCCTGCACAATCTGTTGCATGAAGCAAGAGGCTGACCAAATGGCACGCAGGAAAAAACCAAAGGACTCTCGAACTGCAGATGCGGCAGCCATGTTCTCACACAGATTACTGCCTTGGGGCCGGCTATGCCGCTGGTCCAGCCCATGCCTGCAATTCCTTGTCTTGAGTGTTGTGACATTTGGTGTGATCGCTCCCTTCACTTGCCGAGATCTCCTGCATTCTTATTTCTATATGCGTGGTTGGTACCTAAACTCAATGACCCAACATTTTTTAAAGCAGAACCAAGAGGAGGGTTTGAGTGCTCTCCGATACTTTGAGCGACTGCAGAATACATCAGAGAAGTTGACCAAAGAGGCCTTGCAGCCATGGTTGCTGATTACTATAATTACTGTTCAAAGGAGCCCGGAACTCCACTATGTCCTTCAAGTAGCAGCCCGCTTCCACCGTCTGCTCCAGGAATGTGGCCCTGCTTGCCAGCACCATCAGCTCTTACTCTGTAATGTGGAAACAGATCCCAGCAGCCACCAGGATGCTAAGCTGCTTGCCACTTTCTTTCCTGTGGTGAACCACTATAGTGGTCAGGAAAATTTGGATCTCTTTCCAAACCGTTTTGAGAAGGAGAAGCAAGATTACACCTATTGCCTTGAGAAATCACTTCAGCTGTATAGACCAGAATATGTCCTGTTAGTGGAAGATGATACCCTCCCAGAAGAGGAGTTCTTTCCAGTCCTCCATCACTTGTTACAGACACGGTTCTCAAAGCCCCACCTCCGAAATGCTCTCTATATCAAACTGTACCATCCAGAGAGACTTCAACATTATATCAATCCAGAACCCATGAGGATCCTGGAATGGCTTGGATTAGGCATGGTTTCAGGGTCCTTCTTGGGCTTTATCTACTCATGGGCATCCAGCCGCTCCAGCCTTAGTTGGTCCATCGTATTGTTTTTTGCCCTGTATAGCATGCTGCTAGTAGAGCTGGTTGGGCGCCACTATCTGTTGGAGCTTCGACGCCTGGCGCCATCCTTCTACAACATTGTGCCTGTGACCGAATGCTGCACTCCGGCCATGGTGTTCTCTGCTCCTTCAGCACACCGTGTATTGGGTTACATGAAAGACGTTCAGTGTCACTTAGGTTTTGCCAAAGATATTGCTCTTTATTCATTGCTGCGTACCAAGGGCGAGCACGCATTTGTGGTTGAGCCCAATCTGGTGAGGCATGTGGGGTTGTTTTCATCTGTCAGGATCAATGAAAAGCCAGAGCTGCTTTGACTTTTCAATATTTCCTAAGGAATGAAACAGATGAACAAAAGCTCAACACAAAAAATTTACTAAGTTTTGCTGAGCTAAGTCATCTTCAATTGCAAGCTGGGGACTGAATCAAATCGATTGATTACAGTCACTAATGTTCTCGAGAAGTAAGCTTGGAATTCAAGTTTTCTAGCattctgtgtaaaaaaaaaagagtatataATAGCTCTAAATCAGCCTTCTATACGATGCCCTTCCATTGTGAGGTACTAATTCCAAAAATCCCAGCCAATGTGGCTGGTAGTAATTTGGTCTTACGAATTCTAGGTTGTGAAAGTTAGCTCTGATTTATAGGTTACAGATAATGAACAAGAGTTCCTAAGTTTGGTAGAAATACCAGAGATGGTGCTTTAGCTTTTCTGCATCaacttataaattattttaaatggttCTTTCCCATTATCATGAAGCATTAACTGAAAAGAGAAACTATTTTTTAATTGCCTTAGTCTATCTTTCCTGAGCTGATGCCTTTGAGATATGTTAGCTGCTAAATTGCCAACACTACCCCTCGGTCTTCTGGCGGCTTGCAGTCCTA
This genomic window from Ahaetulla prasina isolate Xishuangbanna chromosome 2, ASM2864084v1, whole genome shotgun sequence contains:
- the PGAP4 gene encoding post-GPI attachment to proteins factor 4, with amino-acid sequence MKQEADQMARRKKPKDSRTADAAAMFSHRLLPWGRLCRWSSPCLQFLVLSVVTFGVIAPFTCRDLLHSYFYMRGWYLNSMTQHFLKQNQEEGLSALRYFERLQNTSEKLTKEALQPWLLITIITVQRSPELHYVLQVAARFHRLLQECGPACQHHQLLLCNVETDPSSHQDAKLLATFFPVVNHYSGQENLDLFPNRFEKEKQDYTYCLEKSLQLYRPEYVLLVEDDTLPEEEFFPVLHHLLQTRFSKPHLRNALYIKLYHPERLQHYINPEPMRILEWLGLGMVSGSFLGFIYSWASSRSSLSWSIVLFFALYSMLLVELVGRHYLLELRRLAPSFYNIVPVTECCTPAMVFSAPSAHRVLGYMKDVQCHLGFAKDIALYSLLRTKGEHAFVVEPNLVRHVGLFSSVRINEKPELL